The proteins below are encoded in one region of Streptomyces ficellus:
- a CDS encoding response regulator transcription factor codes for MTGAVRLLLADDEHLIRGALAALLGLEDDLVVVAEAASGPEALAMARAHRPDVAVLDLQMPGADGVKVATSLRSELPGCRTMIVTGHGRPGHLKRALAAGVRGFVPKTVSAQRLAEIIRAVHAGNRYVDPELAADAISAGDSPLTAREAEVLELAVDGAPIAEIAERASLSPGTVRNYLSSAASKLGAENRHTAARLARERGWV; via the coding sequence GTGACCGGGGCCGTGCGCCTATTGCTGGCGGACGACGAGCACTTGATACGCGGCGCGCTGGCCGCGCTCCTCGGGCTGGAGGACGACCTCGTGGTCGTCGCGGAGGCGGCGTCCGGGCCCGAGGCGCTCGCCATGGCGCGGGCGCACCGGCCGGACGTGGCGGTGCTGGACCTCCAGATGCCGGGCGCCGACGGTGTGAAGGTCGCCACATCGCTGCGCTCCGAGCTGCCCGGATGCCGGACCATGATCGTGACCGGGCACGGGCGCCCCGGGCACCTGAAACGCGCCCTCGCGGCGGGTGTGCGGGGCTTCGTACCGAAGACGGTCAGCGCCCAGCGGCTCGCCGAGATCATCCGCGCCGTCCACGCCGGGAACCGTTATGTCGACCCCGAGTTGGCCGCCGACGCGATCTCCGCGGGCGACTCGCCGCTGACCGCCCGGGAGGCGGAGGTCCTGGAGCTCGCCGTGGACGGGGCGCCGATCGCGGAGATCGCGGAGCGCGCGTCGTTGTCGCCCGGGACCGTACGCAACTACCTGTCGTCGGCCGCCTCGAAGCTGGGGGCCGAGAACCGTCATACGGCGGCGCGTCTCGCCCGCGAGCGAGGTTGGGTATAG
- a CDS encoding ABC transporter permease, with protein MTGRMGALGRAELTLLVRNKYALFTALLMPLLMVGVLRSSLDRVDLGRAGMSALEAALSGGVVMMLILVVYLNLVSAYVSRREELVLKRLRTGEASDREILTGTALPAVVLAVAQSALIVVAGVALLDVKAPQRPELLVGGVLLGIVMLIALAGATAAVTRTVESAQITTMPLFLISAVGSGLFVPLEILPDKVASMCELLPLTGVMTLVRAGWLGGAGDGGDLAGAALTALAWTVVSVFAVQRWFRWEPRR; from the coding sequence ATGACCGGGCGCATGGGCGCGCTGGGGCGGGCCGAGCTGACGCTCCTCGTACGGAACAAGTACGCCCTGTTCACGGCGCTGCTGATGCCCTTGCTGATGGTGGGCGTGCTGCGCTCCTCGCTCGACCGGGTCGACCTCGGCCGGGCCGGGATGAGCGCCCTGGAGGCGGCGCTGAGCGGCGGCGTCGTGATGATGCTGATCCTCGTCGTCTACCTCAACCTCGTCTCCGCGTACGTGTCGCGCCGCGAGGAGCTGGTGCTCAAGCGGCTGCGTACGGGCGAGGCGTCCGACCGGGAGATCCTCACCGGCACCGCGCTGCCGGCGGTCGTCCTCGCGGTGGCGCAGAGCGCGCTGATCGTCGTGGCGGGGGTGGCGCTCCTCGACGTCAAGGCGCCGCAGCGGCCGGAACTGCTCGTCGGCGGGGTGCTGTTGGGGATCGTGATGCTGATCGCGCTCGCCGGGGCGACGGCGGCGGTCACCCGCACCGTGGAGAGCGCGCAGATCACCACGATGCCGCTGTTCCTGATCTCGGCGGTCGGGTCGGGGCTGTTCGTGCCGCTGGAGATCCTCCCGGACAAGGTCGCCTCGATGTGCGAGCTGCTGCCGCTGACGGGCGTGATGACCCTCGTGCGGGCCGGCTGGCTGGGCGGCGCGGGCGACGGCGGGGACCTGGCGGGTGCGGCGCTGACGGCGCTGGCCTGGACGGTGGTCTCGGTGTTCGCTGTGCAACGCTGGTTCCGCTGGGAACCACGGCGCTGA
- a CDS encoding phosphoribosylaminoimidazolesuccinocarboxamide synthase produces MSGFVEKPEPLQVPGLVHLHTGKVRDLYQNEAGDLVMVASDRMSAYDWVLPTEIPDKGRVLTQLSLWWFDRLADLIPNHVVSTELPAGAPADWAGRTLICRSLRMVPVECVARGYLTGSGLVEYDESRTVCGLALPEGLTDGSELPAPIFTPATKAAVGEHDENVSYEEVARQVGAETAAQLRQSTLAIYSRARDIARDRGIILADTKFEFGLDEQGLVLADEVLTPDSSRFWPAGAWEPGRAQPSYDKQYVRDWLTSPASGWDRASEQPPPPLPQQVVEATRAKYLEAYELLTGNAWQ; encoded by the coding sequence GTGTCCGGATTCGTCGAAAAGCCCGAGCCGCTTCAGGTGCCGGGCCTGGTGCATCTGCACACCGGCAAGGTGCGCGACCTGTACCAGAACGAGGCGGGCGACCTCGTGATGGTCGCCAGCGACCGCATGTCCGCCTACGACTGGGTGCTGCCCACCGAGATCCCCGACAAGGGCCGCGTCCTGACGCAGCTCTCGCTCTGGTGGTTCGACCGGCTCGCCGACCTCATCCCCAACCACGTCGTCTCCACCGAGCTCCCGGCCGGCGCCCCCGCCGACTGGGCGGGCCGCACCCTGATCTGCCGGTCCCTGCGCATGGTCCCGGTGGAGTGCGTGGCCCGCGGCTACCTCACCGGTTCCGGCCTCGTCGAGTACGACGAGTCCCGTACGGTCTGCGGCCTGGCCCTCCCCGAAGGCCTCACCGACGGCTCCGAACTCCCCGCGCCGATCTTCACGCCCGCCACCAAGGCGGCCGTCGGAGAGCACGACGAGAACGTGTCGTACGAGGAGGTCGCCCGCCAGGTCGGCGCGGAGACCGCCGCCCAGCTGCGCCAGTCGACCCTCGCGATCTACTCCCGCGCCCGGGACATCGCCCGGGATCGCGGGATCATCCTCGCCGACACCAAGTTCGAGTTCGGCCTCGACGAGCAGGGCCTGGTCCTCGCCGACGAGGTGCTGACGCCGGACTCCTCCCGCTTCTGGCCGGCCGGCGCCTGGGAGCCGGGCCGCGCGCAGCCCTCGTACGACAAGCAGTACGTGCGCGACTGGCTGACCTCGCCGGCCTCCGGCTGGGACCGCGCGAGTGAGCAGCCCCCGCCGCCCCTGCCGCAGCAGGTGGTGGAGGCGACCCGGGCGAAGTACCTGGAGGCGTACGAGCTGCTCACCGGCAACGCCTGGCAGTAG
- a CDS encoding N,N-dimethylformamidase beta subunit family domain-containing protein, whose product MGAEQNRRWESGALAHAVSDPFGQGPLPWLRGSEQYIGDTGQVVPWYADPALARGGHGGPRSADDVRRQIKGFSSAGAVAPGEAIDFHITVDPPQQFSVDIYRIGHYAGDGAAKITTSPRLSGIVQPPPLTAERTVSCHHWWLSWRLQVPSYWAVGAYVAVLTTLDGHRSHIPFTVRDGHPADLLLLLPDITWQAYNLYPEDGRTGASLYHAWDEEGRLLGEEEAATTVSFDRPFAGAGLPLHVGHAYDFIRWAERYGYDLAYADARDLHAGRVDPSQYRGLVFPGHDEYWSVPMRRTVEQARDQGTSLVFLSANTMYWQVELAASPSGVPDRLLTCRKRRGPGKPALWREVDRPEQQLLGIQYAGRVPEPHPMVVRNAGHWLWEATGAGEGDELPGMVAGEADRYFPRTALPEHRRRILLAHSPYRDGDNHVRHQETSLYRAPSGALVFASGTFAWSPALDRPGHVDLRIQRATANLLDRICKRD is encoded by the coding sequence ATGGGGGCGGAACAGAATCGGCGGTGGGAGTCGGGAGCCCTCGCCCACGCCGTCTCGGACCCCTTCGGCCAGGGGCCGCTGCCCTGGCTGCGGGGCAGTGAGCAGTACATCGGCGACACCGGCCAGGTCGTCCCCTGGTACGCCGACCCGGCGCTGGCGCGCGGTGGCCACGGCGGGCCGCGCTCCGCCGACGACGTACGGCGGCAGATCAAGGGCTTCTCCTCGGCCGGCGCGGTCGCCCCGGGCGAGGCGATCGACTTCCACATCACCGTGGACCCGCCCCAGCAGTTCTCGGTCGACATCTATCGGATCGGTCACTACGCGGGCGACGGCGCCGCGAAGATCACCACCAGTCCGCGCCTGTCCGGCATCGTCCAGCCACCCCCGCTCACCGCCGAGCGCACCGTCTCCTGCCACCACTGGTGGCTCTCCTGGCGGCTCCAGGTCCCCTCCTACTGGGCGGTCGGGGCGTACGTGGCGGTGCTGACCACCCTCGACGGCCACCGCTCGCACATCCCCTTCACCGTCCGGGACGGCCACCCCGCCGATCTGCTCCTGCTGCTCCCCGACATCACCTGGCAGGCGTACAACCTCTACCCGGAGGACGGCCGCACCGGCGCCAGCCTCTACCACGCGTGGGACGAGGAGGGCCGGCTGCTCGGCGAGGAGGAGGCCGCCACCACCGTCTCCTTCGACCGCCCCTTCGCGGGCGCCGGCCTGCCCCTCCACGTGGGCCACGCCTACGACTTCATCCGCTGGGCGGAGCGGTACGGCTACGACCTGGCCTACGCGGACGCCCGGGACCTGCACGCGGGCCGCGTCGACCCGTCGCAGTACCGGGGCCTGGTCTTCCCCGGGCACGACGAGTACTGGTCGGTGCCGATGCGCCGCACGGTGGAGCAGGCCCGCGACCAGGGCACCTCGCTGGTGTTCCTCTCCGCCAACACCATGTACTGGCAGGTCGAGCTGGCGGCCTCGCCCTCCGGCGTCCCCGACCGCCTCCTCACCTGCCGAAAACGCCGGGGCCCGGGCAAACCCGCCCTGTGGCGCGAGGTGGACCGTCCCGAGCAGCAACTGCTCGGCATCCAGTACGCCGGCCGGGTCCCCGAGCCGCACCCGATGGTGGTCCGCAACGCCGGGCACTGGCTCTGGGAGGCCACCGGCGCCGGCGAGGGCGACGAGCTGCCCGGCATGGTCGCGGGCGAGGCCGACCGGTACTTCCCGCGCACCGCCCTCCCCGAACACCGCCGGCGCATCCTGCTCGCCCACTCCCCCTACCGGGACGGCGACAACCACGTACGCCACCAGGAGACCTCCCTCTACCGTGCCCCCTCCGGCGCGCTCGTCTTCGCCTCGGGCACCTTCGCCTGGTCGCCCGCCCTGGACCGGCCGGGTCATGTCGACCTCCGTATCCAGCGCGCCACGGCCAACCTCCTGGACCGCATCTGCAAACGGGACTAG
- a CDS encoding sensor histidine kinase translates to MRLTGWWSRRSNPEKVELYTRWSYHLFVLLEVASTGLGVLGHTAAPLGGWLFLLVVGHSVMGGVLASRALDWTVGRRARPHRLMVAHGAASALLATGALALYRFTGPDTMETAATMVVGVLGFGIGGVVLGLSKTRHMLLLVLSAVAGTAVVCLALGMSGSEVIGFTVGVLIGGLFLAGTSGFSAWLLRAVWELDAARELQARLAVAEERLRFGRDLHDVMGRNLSVIALKSELAVQLARRGGTEAAVDQMAEVQRIARESQREVRDVVRGYREADLHTELEGARSVLAAAGITCTVLAPDVKLALPVQSALAWVVREGTTNVLRHGDARACTVTVRAEEGCAVLVIENDGADGALGSGPDARAGAASHAGAADAGSGPGSGLAGLRERLAALDGTLEAGRTGDGRFRLTARVPAGAAAAEGAPVAGAVRGADAASVTEGLSVTEGLSVTEGAAR, encoded by the coding sequence ATGAGGCTGACCGGGTGGTGGAGCCGGCGGAGCAACCCGGAGAAGGTCGAGCTGTACACCCGCTGGTCGTACCACCTGTTCGTGCTGCTCGAGGTGGCCTCGACCGGCCTCGGCGTCCTGGGGCACACGGCGGCCCCGCTGGGAGGGTGGCTGTTCCTACTGGTGGTCGGGCACTCCGTGATGGGCGGGGTGCTCGCCTCCCGGGCGCTGGACTGGACCGTGGGGCGGCGGGCCCGCCCGCACCGGCTGATGGTGGCGCACGGCGCGGCCTCGGCCCTGCTCGCGACCGGGGCGCTGGCGTTGTACCGGTTCACCGGACCGGACACGATGGAAACCGCGGCGACCATGGTCGTCGGGGTGCTCGGCTTCGGTATCGGCGGCGTGGTGCTGGGGCTGTCGAAGACACGGCACATGCTCCTCCTGGTGCTGTCGGCGGTCGCGGGCACCGCGGTCGTCTGCCTGGCGCTGGGGATGTCGGGTTCGGAGGTGATCGGCTTCACGGTCGGCGTCCTGATCGGAGGGCTGTTCCTGGCCGGCACCAGCGGGTTCTCCGCCTGGTTGCTGCGGGCGGTGTGGGAACTGGACGCGGCACGGGAACTCCAGGCACGGCTCGCGGTCGCGGAGGAGCGGCTGCGGTTCGGGCGGGACCTGCACGACGTGATGGGCCGCAACCTGTCGGTGATCGCCCTGAAGAGCGAGCTGGCCGTCCAGCTGGCCCGGCGGGGCGGTACGGAGGCGGCGGTGGACCAGATGGCCGAGGTGCAGCGGATCGCGCGGGAGTCGCAGCGGGAGGTGCGGGACGTGGTGCGCGGCTACCGGGAGGCGGACCTGCACACGGAGCTGGAGGGTGCCCGCAGTGTGCTGGCGGCCGCCGGGATCACCTGCACGGTGCTGGCGCCGGACGTGAAACTGGCGCTGCCGGTGCAGTCGGCGCTGGCCTGGGTGGTGCGGGAGGGCACGACGAACGTGCTCCGGCACGGGGACGCCCGCGCATGCACGGTCACGGTGCGCGCGGAGGAGGGATGCGCGGTGCTGGTGATCGAGAACGACGGCGCGGACGGCGCTCTGGGCTCCGGACCGGACGCCCGTGCCGGTGCGGCGTCCCATGCCGGTGCGGCGGACGCCGGGTCCGGCCCCGGGTCGGGGCTGGCCGGACTGCGGGAGCGGCTCGCGGCGCTGGACGGGACCCTGGAGGCGGGCCGGACCGGCGACGGACGGTTCCGGCTGACGGCACGGGTGCCTGCCGGTGCGGCGGCCGCGGAGGGGGCGCCCGTGGCGGGGGCGGTGCGCGGGGCGGATGCGGCGTCCGTGACCGAAGGGCTGTCCGTGACCGAAGGGCTGTCCGTGACGGAAGGGGCCGCGCGGTGA
- a CDS encoding ABC transporter ATP-binding protein, translating to MTNVIEAEDVRRTYAGGFEAVTGITFSVAAGEIFALLGTNGAGKTSTVELLEGLARPSAGTVRVLGHDPYAERSAVRPRIGVMLQEGGFPSDLTVTETVRMWAGCTTGARPAGEALEMVGLGGRSRVRVKQLSGGEKRRLDLALALLGRPEVLFLDEPSTGLDAEGRRDTWELVRGLRDAGTTVLLTTHYLEEAEALADRLAIMHRGRIVTAGTPAEVTAERPARIRFSLPEGVPAGRLPLTLRAAATGRRVEIRTHGLQDALGELLLWARETGVRLEGLDARAASLEEAFLEIAQDERNETVGV from the coding sequence ATGACCAACGTGATTGAGGCGGAGGACGTCCGGCGCACCTACGCCGGCGGGTTCGAGGCCGTGACCGGGATCACCTTCTCCGTGGCCGCCGGCGAGATCTTCGCCCTGCTCGGCACGAACGGCGCGGGCAAGACCTCCACCGTGGAGCTGCTGGAGGGCCTCGCCCGCCCGAGCGCCGGCACCGTACGCGTCCTCGGCCACGACCCGTACGCCGAACGCTCCGCCGTCCGGCCCCGGATCGGCGTGATGCTCCAGGAGGGCGGCTTCCCCTCCGACCTCACCGTCACCGAGACCGTGCGGATGTGGGCGGGCTGCACCACCGGCGCGCGGCCGGCCGGGGAGGCGCTGGAGATGGTGGGCCTCGGCGGCCGGTCCCGGGTGCGCGTCAAGCAGCTGTCCGGCGGCGAGAAGCGGCGGCTCGACCTGGCGCTGGCCCTGCTCGGCCGCCCCGAAGTGCTGTTCCTGGACGAGCCGTCGACCGGACTGGACGCCGAAGGGCGGCGCGACACCTGGGAGTTGGTGCGCGGGCTGCGGGACGCCGGAACGACCGTGCTGCTCACCACGCACTACCTGGAGGAGGCCGAGGCGCTCGCCGACCGGCTGGCCATCATGCACCGGGGCCGGATCGTGACGGCCGGGACGCCCGCCGAGGTCACCGCCGAGCGGCCCGCCCGCATCCGGTTCTCCCTGCCCGAAGGGGTACCGGCCGGCCGGCTGCCGCTGACCCTGCGGGCCGCCGCGACCGGGCGGCGGGTCGAGATCCGCACGCACGGCCTCCAGGACGCGCTCGGTGAACTGCTGCTGTGGGCCAGGGAGACGGGCGTACGGCTCGAGGGCCTCGACGCCCGGGCCGCCTCCCTGGAGGAGGCCTTCCTCGAGATCGCACAGGACGAGCGGAACGAAACGGTGGGTGTGTGA